Proteins encoded by one window of Armatimonadota bacterium:
- a CDS encoding ECF transporter S component translates to MSPRQIAHIALLAALYVVLGQVVRFIPNPMVPGAIIALNMVVVVVAGILLGPVPGALVGLVGTLLNAISPAGNPFERAAIIPHTIMGAAAGWARGAPVVLAALTIIVGHALNILAFVILRLLPANQVTATVFSVGLLLEIVIDVVVISILVPLLRPLIRSS, encoded by the coding sequence ATGTCCCCACGCCAGATCGCCCACATCGCGCTGCTCGCCGCCCTGTACGTGGTGCTCGGCCAGGTGGTGCGCTTCATCCCGAACCCGATGGTGCCGGGGGCGATCATCGCCCTGAATATGGTGGTGGTCGTGGTGGCCGGGATCCTGCTCGGTCCCGTTCCGGGAGCGCTGGTGGGGCTCGTCGGGACGCTGCTGAACGCCATCAGCCCTGCCGGCAATCCCTTCGAGCGGGCCGCGATCATTCCCCACACCATCATGGGGGCCGCGGCCGGATGGGCGCGGGGAGCGCCGGTGGTCCTCGCCGCGCTGACGATCATCGTCGGACACGCCCTGAACATCCTGGCCTTCGTCATCCTCCGCCTCCTGCCGGCCAACCAGGTCACCGCGACGGTGTTCTCCGTCGGATTGCTCCTGGAGATCGTGATCGACGTGGTGGTGATCAGCATCCTCGTGCCCCTGCTGCGCCCGCTGATCCGGTCGTCGTAG
- the rpoZ gene encoding DNA-directed RNA polymerase subunit omega — protein sequence MIKPPLEALLERVDNKYALVIIAAKRARQIKEGALSVVDLDTRNPVTAALEEIAAGKIRYEMPKVGIK from the coding sequence GTGATCAAGCCTCCGCTTGAGGCCCTGCTGGAGCGTGTGGACAACAAATACGCCCTGGTCATCATCGCCGCCAAACGGGCGAGACAGATCAAGGAAGGGGCGCTGTCCGTCGTGGACCTCGATACGCGAAATCCGGTGACGGCCGCCCTGGAGGAGATTGCCGCCGGCAAGATTCGCTACGAGATGCCGAAGGTGGGCATCAAGTGA
- the tilS gene encoding tRNA lysidine(34) synthetase TilS has translation MLERVVRTIEAHAMVSPGDTVVLAVSGGADSMALLHLFLSLREAWRLRLHVAHLDHGLRPDSAQDAAFVREAAVSLAVPVTVGGADVRAFALRQRRSVEDAGRALRYAFLADVARAVGARVVATAHTRDDQIETILMRLVQGARWEALAGIPPTRPLGAATVVRPLREVSREEIVAFLRARDLPWREDPTNRDLRIPRNRIRHVVLPELLRACPDAAALLWDVGEAARRTDIAMHRLAAVHYGYLRRWEERTVRLPREAFRALPAPLRRRVLAAALAEVSGTAPPPFRVVAEGLRRAEQGAVGSETSAAGVVVRVGYGTIEVAPAERPRPAEAYLLPVPGEVRAEEFGVIVSATLAPAGDGPQAGVEAVFDAASLALPLRIRAWRDGDRIVLPGLGGEKKVQDLFVDAKVPRWRRRRVALVVDGHDHILWVVGYRTSACHPVTERTTTVVRLQARPA, from the coding sequence ATGCTGGAACGGGTGGTGCGAACAATCGAAGCCCACGCCATGGTCTCCCCCGGCGACACCGTCGTCCTGGCGGTCTCCGGAGGGGCCGACTCGATGGCGCTGCTGCACCTGTTCCTCTCCCTGCGGGAGGCCTGGCGCCTGCGCCTCCACGTGGCCCATCTGGATCACGGCCTCCGGCCGGACAGCGCGCAGGATGCGGCCTTCGTCCGTGAGGCGGCGGTCTCCCTGGCGGTTCCGGTCACGGTGGGCGGGGCCGACGTCCGCGCCTTCGCCCTCCGCCAGCGCCGGTCCGTCGAGGACGCCGGCCGGGCCCTGCGGTATGCGTTTCTCGCGGACGTGGCCCGCGCCGTCGGCGCCCGAGTCGTGGCCACCGCGCACACGCGGGACGATCAGATTGAGACGATCCTGATGCGGCTCGTCCAGGGCGCCCGCTGGGAGGCGCTGGCGGGAATTCCCCCCACCCGGCCGCTGGGCGCCGCCACGGTGGTGCGGCCCCTGCGTGAGGTGAGCCGCGAAGAGATCGTCGCCTTCCTGCGCGCTCGTGACCTTCCCTGGCGCGAGGATCCGACCAACCGCGACCTGCGGATTCCACGCAACCGGATCCGGCACGTCGTCCTGCCGGAGTTGCTGCGCGCCTGTCCGGATGCGGCGGCGCTGCTCTGGGACGTCGGCGAAGCGGCCCGCCGGACCGACATCGCGATGCACCGACTGGCCGCCGTGCACTACGGGTACCTGCGAAGGTGGGAAGAGCGCACGGTTCGGCTCCCCCGGGAGGCGTTCCGGGCGCTCCCGGCACCCCTGCGCCGGCGGGTCCTGGCGGCCGCCCTGGCGGAGGTGTCTGGAACAGCCCCGCCGCCCTTCCGCGTTGTTGCAGAGGGATTGCGGCGCGCGGAGCAGGGGGCGGTGGGCAGCGAGACGTCCGCCGCCGGCGTCGTGGTGCGCGTCGGATACGGTACGATTGAGGTGGCCCCCGCCGAGCGGCCGCGTCCTGCGGAGGCGTACCTGCTCCCGGTGCCGGGCGAGGTGAGGGCCGAGGAGTTCGGGGTGATCGTCAGCGCCACCCTCGCCCCGGCGGGCGACGGTCCGCAGGCCGGGGTGGAGGCGGTCTTCGATGCCGCCTCTCTGGCCCTGCCGCTGCGGATCAGGGCCTGGCGGGACGGCGACCGGATTGTCCTGCCCGGTCTGGGAGGGGAAAAGAAGGTGCAGGACCTCTTTGTGGACGCGAAGGTGCCGCGCTGGCGACGACGGCGCGTGGCGCTGGTGGTCGACGGGCACGACCACATCCTGTGGGTGGTCGGATACCGCACCTCGGCGTGCCATCCGGTGACGGAGCGGACCACCACGGTCGTCCGCCTGCAGGCGCGGCCGGCTTGA
- a CDS encoding isochorismatase family cysteine hydrolase: protein MALVEAPEVPIEPRVVVPAASTALIVVDMQNDFVKPGGALVVASAQQTVPAIQRLLALARARGLAVFYTQDTHEPGDIEFPIWGQHVLRGSWGWRIIDELAPQPGERVIEKLRYDGFFGTSLDHELRLKKIARVIVCGTVANICVLHTAGSAALRGYGVILPVDAVSAITPFDLQAAIRQISFLYRGVITTSEGITVADG, encoded by the coding sequence ATGGCTCTCGTCGAGGCACCGGAGGTTCCCATCGAGCCGCGCGTCGTCGTGCCCGCGGCGAGCACGGCCCTGATCGTCGTGGACATGCAGAACGACTTCGTCAAGCCGGGCGGCGCGCTGGTCGTGGCCTCCGCCCAGCAGACCGTTCCTGCAATTCAGCGCCTGCTGGCCCTGGCCCGGGCCCGGGGGTTGGCGGTCTTCTACACCCAGGATACCCACGAGCCGGGGGATATCGAGTTCCCCATCTGGGGACAGCACGTCCTCCGCGGCTCCTGGGGGTGGCGGATCATCGACGAGCTGGCTCCCCAGCCGGGGGAGCGGGTGATCGAGAAGCTGCGCTACGACGGCTTTTTCGGGACGAGCCTGGATCACGAACTGCGGCTGAAGAAGATCGCCCGGGTCATCGTCTGCGGGACGGTGGCCAACATCTGCGTGCTGCACACCGCCGGCAGCGCGGCGCTGCGCGGCTACGGGGTCATCCTGCCGGTGGATGCGGTGTCGGCGATCACGCCCTTTGACCTGCAGGCGGCCATCCGCCAGATCTCGTTCCTCTACCGCGGGGTGATCACGACCTCAGAGGGGATCACGGTCGCGGACGGGTGA
- the hutH gene encoding histidine ammonia-lyase, with protein MGTITVGEPLTIADVVAVARERAQVALSALARERMAASRALVERLVEEGHTVYGITTGVGELAGVRISPAQSAQLQVNIIRSHSAGVGEPLPDEVVRAMMLLRAHALAQGYSGVREQPVALLLALLNRGLHPVIPAQGSVGASGDLAPLAHLALALIGEGEIRSEGGVVPAARALQAAGLEPVTLAPKEGMALINGTQLMTACGALAVHDALELAVCADIAGAMTAEALGAQVEAFDPLIHALRPHPGQQASAGNLRRLLEGSEVLASAPARAKAQDAYALRCMPQVHGACRDAMTYAAQVVEIEINSATDNPLVFAAAQRVISGGNFHGQPVALALDLLAIAASALAGIAERRIERLVNPHLSGLPAFLTRDGGLHSGLMLAQYTAAALVSENKVLSHPSSVDSIPTSANQEDHVSMGAIAARKARAVVGHAQQVLGIELLCAAQALDLRAPLRPAPGTGAARAALRALVPTLAGDRVLAPDLAAVRRLVAEGTVRRSVEAVIGELA; from the coding sequence GTGGGGACGATTACGGTCGGCGAACCCCTGACGATCGCCGACGTCGTGGCCGTCGCGAGGGAGAGGGCACAGGTGGCCCTCTCTGCTCTCGCTCGGGAGCGCATGGCGGCTTCGCGGGCCCTCGTGGAACGGCTGGTCGAGGAGGGGCACACCGTCTACGGCATCACCACCGGTGTCGGGGAACTGGCCGGGGTGCGGATCTCGCCGGCGCAGTCGGCGCAGTTGCAGGTCAACATCATCCGCAGCCACAGCGCGGGGGTCGGGGAGCCCCTTCCCGATGAGGTCGTCCGGGCGATGATGCTCCTGCGGGCGCACGCCCTGGCGCAGGGCTATTCGGGGGTGCGGGAGCAGCCGGTGGCGTTGCTCCTGGCACTGCTGAACCGCGGGCTGCACCCCGTCATTCCGGCCCAGGGCTCGGTGGGCGCCAGCGGCGACCTCGCCCCGCTGGCCCACCTGGCCCTGGCCCTGATCGGGGAAGGCGAGATCCGTTCCGAAGGCGGCGTGGTGCCGGCGGCCCGGGCGCTGCAGGCCGCCGGGCTCGAGCCGGTGACCCTCGCCCCCAAGGAAGGCATGGCCTTGATCAACGGCACGCAGCTCATGACCGCCTGCGGAGCCCTGGCCGTGCACGACGCCCTGGAGCTGGCGGTCTGCGCCGACATCGCCGGCGCCATGACGGCCGAGGCGCTGGGCGCCCAGGTGGAGGCCTTCGACCCCCTGATCCATGCCCTGCGCCCGCATCCGGGCCAGCAGGCCAGCGCCGGCAATCTCCGCCGGCTGCTGGAAGGCAGCGAGGTGCTGGCGTCCGCCCCGGCCCGGGCCAAGGCGCAGGACGCCTACGCCCTGCGCTGCATGCCCCAGGTACACGGCGCCTGCCGGGACGCCATGACCTACGCCGCGCAGGTGGTGGAGATCGAGATCAACTCGGCCACGGACAACCCGCTGGTCTTCGCCGCCGCCCAACGCGTGATCTCGGGCGGCAACTTCCACGGCCAGCCCGTGGCCCTGGCCCTCGATCTGCTGGCCATCGCGGCCAGCGCCCTGGCCGGCATCGCCGAGCGGCGGATCGAGCGGCTGGTCAATCCCCATCTCAGCGGCCTCCCCGCCTTCCTGACCCGCGACGGCGGGCTGCACTCCGGGCTGATGCTGGCCCAGTACACCGCCGCGGCCTTGGTCTCGGAGAACAAAGTGCTGAGCCATCCCTCCAGCGTGGACAGTATTCCGACCTCGGCCAACCAGGAAGACCACGTCAGCATGGGGGCGATCGCCGCGCGCAAGGCGCGGGCCGTGGTCGGTCACGCCCAGCAGGTGCTGGGCATTGAGTTGCTCTGCGCCGCCCAGGCCCTGGACCTGCGCGCCCCGTTGCGCCCGGCCCCCGGCACGGGGGCGGCCCGCGCGGCCCTGCGGGCGCTCGTCCCGACCCTGGCCGGCGACCGCGTCCTGGCCCCCGACCTGGCGGCGGTGCGGCGGCTCGTGGCCGAGGGGACGGTGCGGCGCAGTGTCGAGGCCGTGATCGGAGAGCTGGCATGA
- a CDS encoding BsuPI-related putative proteinase inhibitor, with translation MSTILALLLVGLMAASVGAAPAAVERTEGALVFGASVPKSAFAPGEAVEIRLTVRNAGSTAQVVTFMSAQRFEFVVRRARGDEVWRWSHDKAFAQAIETAQLRPGETMTFRETWDQRDLQGRRVDAGSYEVVAIFLGQVGGRASVALPPIGITITPR, from the coding sequence ATGTCCACCATCCTGGCCCTGCTGCTGGTGGGACTGATGGCGGCGAGCGTGGGCGCCGCCCCCGCCGCCGTGGAACGGACGGAAGGCGCGCTGGTGTTCGGCGCGTCGGTCCCCAAGTCCGCTTTCGCTCCGGGAGAGGCGGTGGAGATCCGCCTGACCGTGCGCAACGCCGGCAGCACGGCGCAGGTGGTGACGTTCATGAGCGCCCAGCGCTTCGAGTTTGTCGTCCGCCGCGCCCGGGGCGACGAAGTCTGGCGCTGGTCCCACGACAAAGCCTTCGCCCAGGCGATTGAGACCGCCCAGCTGCGTCCGGGAGAGACGATGACCTTCCGCGAAACCTGGGACCAGCGCGACCTGCAGGGGCGACGGGTGGACGCCGGCAGCTACGAGGTGGTGGCGATCTTTCTCGGTCAGGTCGGCGGGCGGGCCTCGGTCGCGCTGCCTCCCATCGGCATCACCATCACGCCGCGGTAG
- a CDS encoding heme o synthase has translation MKRFATLATVTTLATYVLVVVGGLVRAAGAGLACPDWPLCHGRLIPPLQGPVIIEYIHRLVASLVGVLTLALAVAAWRRRWQRGPALAALLLVGVQILLGGLTVQSQLYRWLVLAHLGTAMVFLATLVALTTFAWLPEAPVRRSAFRVQALVTVLATFGLVLIGGYVTASAAGIACPDWPLCYGRIWPGGAGATAVQMTHRLAAAVVGALIVLTAASAYRTEPGRADLQATSAIAVGLLVLQVLLGAMSVEYRLAAGATTAHLATAAALFATLVVLAALSSREVPPRREAAAGVGPSPTGRPLSHRILSYVALTKPRILVLLLVTALASMLIAAPGRVSPWVILFTMLGGAASAGAANAINQVLERDIDAVMSRTRRRPIPSGQVGTPYALAFAILLGAAAFVELAVLVNLVSAFLALLALGIYVVVYTLWLKRSTPQNIVIGGAAGAMPPLVGWAAATGRIDLPAVLLFLIVFLWTPPHFWALALHRREDYARAGVPMLPVVAGEETTRRQIVFYTVLLVAATLLLQPFGAMGWVYGASALLLGAVFVALAVQLWRERSRRSAVRLFGYSVVYLALLFAAMVADRLIG, from the coding sequence ATGAAACGGTTCGCTACGCTGGCCACCGTCACGACCCTCGCCACCTACGTGCTGGTGGTGGTAGGCGGGCTCGTCCGCGCCGCCGGAGCCGGGCTGGCCTGTCCGGACTGGCCGCTGTGCCACGGACGGCTGATCCCGCCGCTCCAGGGTCCCGTGATCATCGAATACATCCACCGGCTGGTGGCCTCGCTGGTAGGTGTCCTGACCCTCGCCCTGGCCGTGGCGGCCTGGCGACGGCGGTGGCAGCGCGGCCCGGCGCTGGCGGCGCTGCTGCTGGTCGGCGTGCAGATCCTCCTCGGCGGGCTCACGGTGCAGAGCCAACTCTACCGCTGGCTGGTCCTGGCCCATCTGGGCACGGCGATGGTCTTTCTCGCCACCCTGGTGGCGCTGACGACCTTCGCCTGGCTCCCCGAAGCCCCTGTGCGCCGCTCGGCCTTCCGGGTGCAGGCGTTGGTCACCGTGCTGGCCACCTTCGGCCTCGTGTTGATCGGCGGATACGTCACCGCCAGCGCCGCAGGAATCGCCTGCCCGGACTGGCCGCTGTGCTACGGGCGCATCTGGCCGGGCGGCGCCGGAGCGACGGCCGTCCAGATGACCCACCGGCTGGCCGCCGCCGTCGTGGGCGCACTCATCGTGCTCACGGCCGCCTCGGCGTACCGCACCGAACCGGGACGCGCGGACCTGCAGGCGACCTCGGCGATTGCGGTCGGGCTGCTGGTGCTCCAGGTGCTCCTCGGCGCGATGAGCGTCGAATACCGGCTGGCCGCGGGGGCGACCACCGCGCATCTGGCCACGGCCGCGGCGCTCTTCGCCACGCTGGTGGTCCTGGCGGCCCTCTCCTCCCGCGAGGTGCCCCCACGCCGCGAGGCGGCCGCCGGAGTCGGGCCCTCCCCGACCGGCCGCCCCTTGAGTCACCGCATCCTCTCCTACGTCGCGCTGACCAAGCCCCGCATCCTCGTGCTCCTGCTGGTCACCGCCCTGGCCTCGATGCTGATCGCCGCCCCGGGCCGGGTCTCGCCGTGGGTGATCCTGTTCACGATGCTCGGCGGCGCGGCGTCGGCGGGGGCGGCGAACGCCATCAATCAGGTCCTGGAGCGCGATATCGACGCGGTGATGTCCCGCACGCGCCGGCGGCCCATCCCTTCCGGACAGGTCGGCACGCCCTACGCGCTGGCCTTCGCCATCCTGCTGGGGGCGGCGGCGTTCGTGGAACTGGCCGTGCTGGTCAATCTGGTCAGCGCCTTCCTGGCCCTGCTGGCCCTGGGGATCTACGTCGTCGTCTACACCCTCTGGCTGAAACGCTCGACTCCCCAGAACATCGTCATCGGCGGCGCTGCCGGCGCGATGCCGCCGCTGGTGGGATGGGCCGCGGCCACCGGTCGGATCGACCTGCCCGCCGTCCTGCTGTTCCTGATCGTCTTCCTGTGGACGCCCCCGCACTTCTGGGCCCTGGCCCTGCACCGGCGCGAGGACTACGCGCGGGCCGGCGTGCCCATGCTTCCCGTGGTGGCGGGAGAGGAGACCACGCGACGGCAGATCGTGTTCTACACCGTCCTGCTGGTCGCGGCGACGTTGCTCCTGCAACCCTTCGGCGCGATGGGCTGGGTGTACGGCGCCTCCGCGCTCTTGCTGGGCGCGGTGTTCGTGGCACTCGCCGTGCAGCTGTGGCGCGAGCGGAGCCGGCGCTCAGCGGTCCGCCTGTTCGGGTACTCCGTGGTCTATCTGGCTCTCCTCTTTGCGGCCATGGTCGCGGACCGACTGATCGGTTAG
- the ftsH gene encoding ATP-dependent zinc metalloprotease FtsH, producing MVNRYLRNLVVWAIILAVVVYFFLPLYRSKTPREEISYSQFLNYAQADRIADVTIGDDTVTGKLRDGQPFRTFVPPNDTSYLSLLQSKGVTIKVEPKSRNALWPNLLSTMLPFFLLIGLWLLMLRQAQSGSNQAMSFGKSRARLHTENRPKVTFDDVAGVDEAKEELQEVIEFLKHPKKFQALGAKIPRGVLLVGPPGSGKTLLAKAVAGEAGVPFFSISGSEFVEMFVGVGASRVRDLFEQAKKSAPCLVFIDEIDAVGRQRGAGLGGGHDEREQTLNQLLVEMDGFDPNAGIIVIAATNRPDILDPALLRPGRFDRRVVVDNPDSKGRRAILEVHVRGKPLGDDVSLEVLAKHTPGFSGADLANLVNEAALLAARRNKKKITMAEMDEAIERVIAGPQRRSRILSPREREIAAYHEGGHALLGKLLPNADPPHKVTILPRGMALGYVISAPPEDKYTYTRGELLDRITAALGGRVAEELVFGEVTTGAQNDFEQATDLARRMVTEFGMSEKLGPLSLGKRHGPVFLGRDLVETRNYSEEIAYEIDKEVRRIIDECYDRARTLITEHRDRLERVARALLERESLEGEELERVLAGEALEAPAVAVQPQPAPGQPALKAEKPVEKPLPTLKPKPEAS from the coding sequence GTGGTCAATCGGTATCTGCGCAACCTGGTGGTCTGGGCGATCATCCTGGCCGTCGTCGTCTACTTCTTCCTCCCCCTGTACCGGTCGAAGACGCCCCGCGAGGAGATCTCCTACAGCCAGTTCCTGAACTACGCCCAGGCGGACCGCATCGCCGACGTGACCATCGGCGACGACACGGTCACCGGCAAGCTGCGCGACGGGCAGCCCTTCCGGACCTTTGTCCCGCCCAACGACACCTCGTACCTCTCCCTCCTGCAGAGCAAGGGCGTCACGATCAAGGTGGAGCCGAAGAGCCGCAACGCCCTGTGGCCCAACCTCCTGTCCACCATGCTGCCCTTCTTCCTGCTCATCGGGCTCTGGCTGCTCATGCTGCGTCAGGCCCAGTCGGGCAGCAACCAGGCGATGTCCTTCGGGAAGAGCCGGGCCCGATTGCACACGGAGAACCGTCCCAAGGTCACCTTCGATGACGTGGCCGGGGTGGACGAAGCCAAGGAAGAGCTGCAGGAGGTCATCGAGTTCCTCAAGCACCCCAAGAAGTTCCAGGCCCTGGGGGCGAAGATCCCGCGCGGCGTCCTGCTGGTCGGTCCGCCGGGCAGCGGCAAAACGCTGCTGGCCAAGGCCGTGGCCGGCGAGGCCGGTGTGCCCTTCTTCTCCATCTCCGGCTCCGAGTTCGTGGAGATGTTCGTAGGGGTGGGGGCCTCCCGGGTCCGCGACCTCTTCGAGCAGGCCAAGAAGAGCGCGCCCTGCCTGGTCTTCATCGACGAGATCGACGCCGTGGGCCGCCAGCGTGGGGCGGGGCTGGGGGGCGGGCACGACGAACGGGAGCAGACGTTGAACCAGCTCCTGGTGGAGATGGACGGGTTCGACCCCAACGCCGGCATCATCGTCATCGCCGCCACGAACCGTCCCGACATCCTGGATCCGGCCCTCCTGCGGCCGGGCCGCTTCGACCGCCGGGTGGTCGTGGACAACCCCGACAGCAAGGGGCGGCGGGCCATTCTCGAGGTGCATGTGCGCGGGAAGCCGCTCGGCGACGACGTGAGCCTGGAGGTCCTGGCCAAGCACACGCCGGGATTCTCCGGCGCCGACCTGGCCAACCTGGTGAACGAGGCGGCGCTGCTGGCCGCGCGCCGCAACAAGAAGAAGATCACCATGGCGGAGATGGACGAGGCGATCGAGCGCGTGATTGCCGGTCCGCAGCGGCGCAGCCGCATCCTGAGTCCGCGGGAACGCGAGATCGCCGCCTACCACGAGGGCGGGCACGCGTTGCTGGGCAAGCTGCTGCCGAACGCCGATCCGCCCCACAAGGTCACCATCCTGCCGCGGGGGATGGCCCTGGGCTACGTCATCTCCGCCCCGCCGGAGGACAAGTACACCTACACGCGTGGGGAGTTGCTGGATCGGATCACCGCGGCCCTGGGCGGCCGGGTGGCCGAGGAGCTGGTCTTCGGCGAGGTGACCACCGGCGCGCAGAACGACTTCGAGCAGGCCACCGACCTGGCCCGGCGCATGGTCACCGAGTTCGGGATGAGTGAGAAGCTCGGCCCCCTGTCCCTGGGCAAGCGCCACGGCCCGGTCTTCCTCGGCCGCGATCTGGTCGAAACGCGCAACTACAGCGAGGAGATCGCGTACGAGATCGATAAAGAGGTGCGCCGCATCATCGACGAGTGCTACGACCGTGCCCGCACCCTGATCACCGAACACCGCGATCGCCTGGAGCGCGTGGCCAGAGCGCTGCTGGAGCGGGAGAGCCTCGAGGGAGAGGAGCTGGAACGCGTGCTGGCCGGCGAGGCGCTGGAGGCCCCCGCGGTCGCGGTCCAGCCGCAGCCCGCGCCCGGGCAGCCCGCCCTGAAGGCCGAGAAACCGGTGGAGAAGCCCCTCCCCACCCTCAAGCCCAAGCCGGAAGCCTCGTAG
- a CDS encoding MFS transporter, whose protein sequence is MPAALRLHAFGLIAFGALTSILMITPVLPLDLDRRGLAPFHIGGVVGAMSLVLVVSELLAPAATSRIGRRAAAAIALAGSALALAWFPQVVSLGGLYLNRMLFGALRGMLWPVLFAEVADLGPPERRAGAFAVFWLYFGVGQLVGPALGGWLADRFSLATPFYGAAILAALTIPATAAIRPRCDDAAAGNPVAALQELLRRSPAVLRNWTLTVCNTAAFSVYTTFLPLHAASRGLSADAIGLIYTGAAVAFIAAQEGLRRTARRRTAERLIVPAFLARGIGAALTPFLPSFWSLLLVGAAAGGMGAAVPTALSTRIAGQAPSGLLVAAMGGFNAAADLGFFLGPAAGGALAGWGLTWAFLLVLPVTALALCLLLTDQSVRDHGRKEESQIDHGVPEQADR, encoded by the coding sequence GTGCCGGCCGCGCTGCGCCTCCACGCCTTCGGGCTGATCGCCTTCGGCGCGTTGACCTCGATCCTGATGATCACCCCCGTCCTGCCGCTCGACCTGGACCGTCGGGGCCTCGCCCCGTTTCACATCGGCGGCGTGGTGGGAGCGATGTCGCTCGTCCTCGTGGTCTCCGAACTGCTGGCCCCGGCCGCCACCTCCCGGATCGGACGCCGCGCCGCGGCGGCGATCGCCCTGGCCGGGAGCGCCCTGGCCCTGGCCTGGTTCCCCCAGGTGGTGTCGCTGGGAGGTCTGTACCTGAACCGCATGCTCTTCGGGGCGCTGCGCGGGATGCTGTGGCCGGTGCTGTTCGCGGAGGTCGCCGATCTCGGTCCTCCCGAACGCCGCGCCGGCGCCTTCGCCGTGTTCTGGCTGTATTTCGGCGTCGGTCAGCTGGTCGGGCCGGCCCTGGGCGGGTGGCTGGCCGACCGCTTCTCCCTGGCCACCCCCTTCTACGGCGCGGCCATCCTCGCCGCGCTCACGATCCCGGCCACCGCCGCCATCCGACCCCGGTGCGACGACGCCGCCGCGGGGAACCCGGTGGCCGCCCTGCAGGAGCTCCTGCGCCGATCGCCCGCCGTGCTGCGGAACTGGACGCTGACCGTCTGCAACACCGCGGCCTTCAGCGTCTACACCACCTTCCTCCCGCTGCACGCGGCGTCCCGCGGGTTGAGCGCCGACGCCATCGGGTTGATCTACACCGGCGCGGCGGTCGCCTTCATCGCCGCGCAGGAAGGGCTGCGCCGCACCGCCCGCCGCCGGACCGCGGAGCGGTTGATCGTCCCGGCCTTCCTCGCCCGCGGGATCGGCGCCGCCCTCACCCCGTTCCTCCCCTCCTTCTGGTCCCTGCTTCTGGTCGGCGCGGCCGCCGGGGGGATGGGCGCCGCCGTGCCCACCGCGCTCAGCACCCGCATCGCCGGCCAGGCCCCATCGGGACTGCTGGTGGCGGCCATGGGCGGCTTCAACGCGGCGGCCGATCTGGGCTTCTTCCTCGGCCCTGCCGCCGGCGGGGCGCTGGCGGGATGGGGCCTGACCTGGGCTTTTCTGCTGGTCCTCCCGGTAACGGCGCTGGCGCTTTGCCTGCTGCTAACCGATCAGTCGGTCCGCGACCATGGCCGCAAAGAGGAGAGCCAGATAGACCACGGAGTACCCGAACAGGCGGACCGCTGA